GGACAGACAACGTCAGCATACATGAACCATGGCGTGATCGAGACCGATCTCTACGTAGCTAGCGGCTGCTAGCCCAAGTCACAGGAGGGTTTTCAATCCAATATTTGTGAATTGCTTCTTCCTGCCTGTCAAGTATTCCTAGTCAAGAAAAATCCTCCGGGGGCTCAGATGTGAGGCCATCCCATGGACAAATGAGTCGATCGATCGGGTAAGATCGAATAGTTCAGGTGCCCACTCAGCAGGTGAGGATTTGTCTAGAATCAGCCTCATTCACTGAGAACACCCTGACCTTATCGTCGGTGATCATTGTCGGTTGTCCATCGGTTGTCTGTGGGTTGACGTGTTTGATGTTGTCATGTTCCGTTTCTCAACCACTCAATTCGCAGATTACCTTTTTACCTTTATAATCCTGGCCATTCCACAAGGTTTGATACGTCCAAGCTTATTCCTATCTCATCTATATCAAGGCACCCCATGGATTCACCACTTGTGCCAACCAACACGATTCTTCCAGGCAATCGAAACAATTTTTGGGTCTTCTGGGAACAAGATCAATTTCAAGTAAGTCATGTCCCTAATTTTCATGCAGACAATTTCTTGTCCAATGTTCCCCATCCGCAGAAGCCCAGAGCTCTGCCTTTGGACCACTCCTCCCTGTTCAAGGTACTGACACTGACTGTTAGGCATCCTTTGATATACCGGTAATGTCGCCGTGGGAACAAGGTAACTATCTCTAATTCCACCCTCAGCCGCCAAACAACCGTTGATCCGAGATGTCTACATAGCCACCCCATCACTCACTGATTGGGAGACGGATCACTCACCAAGGTCTAAGAATCTCCCCCAAGATACCTTCTTGCCACTCGAACGTCCTCAAACCTTGAACGACAATGCCCTTTCAACCCATCACCCGAAAGCCGATACTTCTCTTGATGGTATCACCTGTACTGCCAGGCTAGAGAATTCTCGTTCAAGCGTCAGCACGTCCGTCcccgaagatgatgaagcgtTTACATCTTCATCGCAACATGAAGAAAGACATTCCGGCCATTCCGACATCAAACTTCGGTCAGCTTCACGCAAACCGAAGAAGTCTATTCATCATAAACGGCCCAGTCACAAGGAGGGCATGCGCGCCCGAGAATGTCACAATCTCGTCGAGAAGCAGTATCGCAACCGACTCAAGGCACAGTTCGAGGCCTTGCTCGCTGTCCTTCCGGTGTCACAGCCGCTTGACTGTACTAGGCCGATCACTGGAAACGCCCAACGGGGCCAATACTTCAGCAGAGGCCAAGTTCTGGATGCCGCGAGGGAACGAATCCTGACGTTGGAAGAGGAAATTGAACAAGGTACAGCAGTTCGAGACTGGCTACTGAGTGATCTTGAATGCTTGCGTCGGGCACATCAAGAGGCAGGGCTTGAGGGCTGGCCCGTTGAATGAGTACTCGGGGCAAATCGCTCGTTATCCTGACTCCAATGGCCCTGTGACGATGCACGCTTCCAAAGACTAATGGTGACGAGATGTCGTTATTCTTTGCTTGTATTGCATTAATGTATCCTCCTATTTACCTATGTAGTTTATCTCCACCTTTGTGGTCCAACATGTTATCTACCCATGGTATTGGAGTTTGGTGCAACTCTATCATCACCCGTAGGCGCATGTCGATCCCGTTGTGTGACAACGCAGGGAGTTATAGACGAGTTTTCACGATGAGCAAGGATACGTGCTACCAGCCCTTTTTCTCATTTCTTTTTCTCCCTTCACTGCTATGTCATCCTATTGCAGTCCATGTCGAGATGGCATGTCGGAAGCAGAAAATGTAACCTGGTGTGTCTTCTACAGCATAATTGCTTTCCCTGCCACCGAACCCTGACAAGTGCCGACATTCCCTCACTCGTTCAAGGTTCGCTCTCCAAGTGCCCCCGAAGCTACTTAAAGCATACAGGGAAGGACTGCAGATCTGCTGATTCGGCAGTCCAGAATAGCATGCTTGTCATGTACGGCCCGACCCGGGTACTGACTAGCCTCTAACCGGGCTCATCTCGTTCAGATTTGTTGGTCAGACGGGCCTTGAATGCATAGGGTTTATGCGTACTGTTCCACTCGTTTCCGTGGGAAATGGGAGAATCGTAAATACGCAACCTCCACAACGTGCGACCTGCTTCATGGAGAAGGTCCTCTAAGCTACATCTAGGGCTCTGACTGAATGAAGTTCTCAGCTCCTCACCTCTCAGACTCTGCAGGTCTTATCTTTGGCATCTGCCAAGCGATGGTCCGGTGACCTTGGCTTCATGGTAACTCTCACTTCCAAACATGTTACCTTTGATGACGATCCCAGCGCTGCCTTGAGCACTGTTGACGTCATTGTGGCACCCTTAGACTAGCCACATTTTTACACAGCCACTGCAACCACAGGAGGTGCGGGCGGCGACGGTCAGACTTAGAAGAATCAAGCCTCATTATACGCACGCAAAACCACGTACTTTTCAGCACTCATCCACCTTCCCAATGGCAGGTGGCAAAGAATGGAGACACAAGTCAATCATTTATTAAACTGAATTGAATTACCGAGCAAGTTGCCAGTAAACACTTCTTTGGCCTACAAAGGTGATGCATTTGTTATTTTACTAACCAACGTAAGCTACAAGTATCAAATATGAACATGATTTTGAGTTGGCGTTGGCCTAACATATTTCAGTGCTTCAAAATGGCATACAAACTGAAGATAAACCCATCCGGTTTTGAAGCTACACTCGGTAGGCTATTCATGATTGCGGATTTTCTGTCGTTTGTCAACTGGGATATCGAACTGAAGGGTAGGTAAAAGGTGGGATAACCTCAGTGTCAAGTGGGATGCCGACGCTAACCGCAGCGAGCTAACCTGGCGTTCTACTGATAAGGAGTACCCTAGTCAGCGTGAAAAATGGCCTAGATCTGTGTACTTATTAACTGAAGCAGTTGGCTGAGCTCTCGTTGCCGATCTGCTTGAGCTTACTGACTGGTGATTGGCTCAACTTGAGCCCCATTTTATCCACACAAGCTGAAGCCCATTGACCCTCGGAAGTCGTAATTTTATCTTCGGTTTGTCACCACCTTCAGCCCCATTCCCCGATCCATCCCAGCAACACCCGCGCCATGTTTGTAGCATCAAGACTCAGATTGGTCGCTCGACCATTGTCACGCGTCGCCATGCGTCCTCTTCATGTGACGGCTCGACGGCTCGCCTCCGCGGACCCCCCAAACCTGtccgagatgatgatgaacgACCCCAAGATTAGGGAGACGTTTGAGAAGCTTAGCCGACACCCCCCTGCTATCATTGCCATGCAAAAGGTtggcgacatcatcaagagcaaAGGTAATGAGACCTCTCCAGCTTCTGATGACcttcttatttatttctgGCGCAGGATTTGAGCCTGGCAAGCCCCCAAGCAAGATGGAGGtgatgaagctcttgatGGACAAAGAGTTCCGAGATGCAGCACAGACAGTGAGCTACTTCGATACTCGAGACGTCATATGATCGCAGACTGACGAGAGTGTGCAGTTGACAACTGAGATGCAGAACGCAGGCATCGAAATTAACCCCGATGTAGTCTTACCCTTCCGCCTCACTTCACAACTATTGTGCTAACTCTGAATAggccttgatggcgatggtAGGAGGAGATAAGAGCAAGTAAGGGTCAGCTTCGACACACGCCTTCGGTTAACCAGTGAGGCTCGCCTTGCGAAGCCCGTTAATTGTTTCGAACGAAGTGGATGACAAGATGTAAGCAGCGAAGGCCGCACTATTGTATGTACCTAAGGAAACTGAGATATTATGCTTCAGAGATAGGGAAATACTGCCGGATCAGTGTCTATTTGTACACCGTTGACAACCTCTGAACTGTCATGACGTGATAAGTCACGCTGAGAcccttgtttttttttttttttttttgacGAGAAGCAACGCAACTCTTTAGCAAGCACCATTCACTTGGTAGAGAGCCTTTGAGGATTCATTCTATGTACCTCAATAACCAGACATGACTATGTTGACTGCCATATCTCTGAGACCATCGGCCGCTTTTATGATCCGCTCCCGGAAATCCGGAGCCGGTTTCCGAACCCCGAATCTCGGCCGACTGGGCCTCTTTCCCCGCACATCACGATTCGGAATCTGTTTCATCACTCCTCATCACTGCTATAAAGAGGACAAAAACTCTGCGTCAATGTGTACAGTAGCCGGCTTAGCTACGTCTTTATAAATCCTTGTCAATATGAATAGCTTCCCCCTTGCAGGCTTTCTGGGCTACACGGCAAAAACGTTTAGCTACAAGACCACTTCGGATGGCGACATTTCTGTTGATGTCGTCTACCCGGAGGAGACGGATGGTTCTCCTAGTACTGTTCTCATCCATTATCACGGCGGATTCCTAGTGAGTTAACTGGTTCCTCATGCATGACATGCTGCTAACTTACTGAAACAGATTTTTGGTGACAGATACAGTTTCTTGCCGTACTGGCTGGTTCACGCCTGTACCTCTCGCAAATGGATCTTTGTGACGCCCGAATATCGTCTAATTCCGGAGACGACGGCACACAGCGCTGTTGAGGATGCCGCAGATGCTTACGAGTGGGTTCGGTCCTCACTTCCAGGTCTCCTGGGTCGCTCAATCGGCTCGGTCCTGGTATCGGGCTCGAGTGCCGGAGGTTACTTGGCACTCACGACGGGAACCTTGGCCAAACAGAAGCCCGAAGCTTTGTTGCCCATCTATGGGATGCTTGATCCTGCCGGGTCTCGCTATACGACACCTGGCTCTAGCATCTTTGGTCAACCCGTCTTCGACACAAAGCCCGTCCTTCAGCAGttccccaagaagaaggaaaacgAAGAGAGAAAGTCCATCTCTGCTTGCCCTCAAACTGAAGATTCAGCAAATGATCCCAGGTTCTCTCTAGCGGCGGCACTCCATATCGAAGCCCTGTTCCCCGATTACATAACCGGCGTCGACGGCCTGAGCCGTGCACTtgccgaggagggcatcaaggCAATCCCCGAGAAAGACAAGAAGCTCTTCCCACTGTCGTTTGGGAACTTGGTTGATCTTCCCCGTACCTTTCTGCTCCACGGCGTCAATGATTCAGCTGTACCCATCGAGAACAGCGTGACCGCAGCTGAGAAGCTTCGGGCGGCGACATCGAGCGAAATCATCACCGAGTTCCCCGAGGATGCGGAACATGGGTTTGATTGTAGGATCGGTAATGTCAACGTGGAAGGAAAGGAAG
This window of the Fusarium keratoplasticum isolate Fu6.1 chromosome 3, whole genome shotgun sequence genome carries:
- a CDS encoding Abhydrolase-3 domain-containing protein gives rise to the protein MNSFPLAGFLGYTAKTFSYKTTSDGDISVDVVYPEETDGSPSTVLIHYHGGFLIFGDRYSFLPYWLVHACTSRKWIFVTPEYRLIPETTAHSAVEDAADAYEWVRSSLPGLLGRSIGSVLVSGSSAGGYLALTTGTLAKQKPEALLPIYGMLDPAGSRYTTPGSSIFGQPVFDTKPVLQQFPKKKENEERKSISACPQTEDSANDPRFSLAAALHIEALFPDYITGVDGLSRALAEEGIKAIPEKDKKLFPLSFGNLVDLPRTFLLHGVNDSAVPIENSVTAAEKLRAATSSEIITEFPEDAEHGFDCRIGNVNVEGKEGDKVLAVESLRRAIQFLESSVIKP